One region of Gossypium raimondii isolate GPD5lz chromosome 6, ASM2569854v1, whole genome shotgun sequence genomic DNA includes:
- the LOC105774620 gene encoding uncharacterized protein LOC105774620 isoform X1 — protein sequence MAENLMHALQYNSYGGGAVALKHVEVPIPTPNKENQLPFFPILPENLGTARLVVDFDRWWTGEESVNVLLEAAGQDNRIFFFYFPHLGMIMVALELRFSHRKRNTCPMPYFHLRTAKEILKLKAD from the exons ATGGCTGAAAATCTTATGCATGCTTTACAATATAACAGCTATGGTGGAGGCGCTGTTGCTTTGAAG CATGTTGAAGTTCCGATCCCAACTCCAAATAAAG aAAACCAACTTCCCTTCTTTCCCATACTGCCAGAAAATTTAGGGACCGCACGACTTGTGGTTGATTTCGATAGGTGGTGGACTGGTGAGGAATCTGTGAATGTTCTCTTAGAAGCCGCAGGCCAAG acaaccgtattttctttttctatttcccacACTTGGGTATGATAATGGTAGCATTGGAGTTGAGGTTCTCACACCGAAAAAG gaacaCATGCCCTATGCCCTATTTTCATTTAAGGACCGCCAAGGAAATTCTGAAACTGAAAGCTGATTGA
- the LOC105774620 gene encoding uncharacterized protein LOC105774620 isoform X3, giving the protein MAENLMHALQYNSYGGGAVALKHVEVPIPTPNKENQLPFFPILPENLGTARLVVDFDRWWTGEESVNVLLEAAGQGTHALCPIFI; this is encoded by the exons ATGGCTGAAAATCTTATGCATGCTTTACAATATAACAGCTATGGTGGAGGCGCTGTTGCTTTGAAG CATGTTGAAGTTCCGATCCCAACTCCAAATAAAG aAAACCAACTTCCCTTCTTTCCCATACTGCCAGAAAATTTAGGGACCGCACGACTTGTGGTTGATTTCGATAGGTGGTGGACTGGTGAGGAATCTGTGAATGTTCTCTTAGAAGCCGCAGGCCAAG gaacaCATGCCCTATGCCCTATTTTCATTTAA
- the LOC105774620 gene encoding uncharacterized protein LOC105774620 isoform X2 — MAENLMHALQYNSYGGGAVALKHVEVPIPTPNKENLGTARLVVDFDRWWTGEESVNVLLEAAGQDNRIFFFYFPHLGMIMVALELRFSHRKRNTCPMPYFHLRTAKEILKLKAD; from the exons ATGGCTGAAAATCTTATGCATGCTTTACAATATAACAGCTATGGTGGAGGCGCTGTTGCTTTGAAG CATGTTGAAGTTCCGATCCCAACTCCAAATAAAG AAAATTTAGGGACCGCACGACTTGTGGTTGATTTCGATAGGTGGTGGACTGGTGAGGAATCTGTGAATGTTCTCTTAGAAGCCGCAGGCCAAG acaaccgtattttctttttctatttcccacACTTGGGTATGATAATGGTAGCATTGGAGTTGAGGTTCTCACACCGAAAAAG gaacaCATGCCCTATGCCCTATTTTCATTTAAGGACCGCCAAGGAAATTCTGAAACTGAAAGCTGATTGA